One Gordonia sp. SID5947 genomic region harbors:
- a CDS encoding YbhB/YbcL family Raf kinase inhibitor-like protein gives MMPFNPYDPLPTLPGFALTSESIADGGSLRNEQVSGIMGAGGEDLSPDLTWSGFPSETKSFAVTVYDPDAPTASGFWHWAVADIPVSVTSLPAGAGDDTGSGLPSGAVTLANDAGQKRFIGAAPPPGHGPHRYFVVVHAVDVESLGLPDGATPAYLGFNLFSHAIARATIAGTYEQASEDV, from the coding sequence CTGATGCCGTTCAACCCGTACGATCCGCTACCCACACTGCCCGGCTTCGCCCTGACGTCGGAGAGCATCGCCGACGGCGGTTCGCTTCGCAACGAGCAGGTGAGCGGGATCATGGGCGCCGGTGGCGAAGATCTGTCGCCGGACCTGACCTGGTCCGGATTTCCTTCGGAGACCAAGAGTTTCGCGGTCACCGTATACGACCCGGATGCACCGACGGCGTCGGGATTCTGGCACTGGGCGGTCGCCGACATCCCGGTGTCGGTGACCTCGCTTCCGGCCGGCGCCGGCGACGACACCGGCAGCGGGCTGCCGTCCGGCGCCGTGACCCTGGCCAACGACGCCGGGCAGAAGCGGTTCATCGGGGCGGCGCCGCCGCCCGGTCACGGTCCGCACCGTTACTTCGTCGTGGTGCACGCCGTCGACGTCGAGTCGCTCGGGCTGCCGGACGGCGCGACGCCCGCCTACCTCGGGTTCAATCTGTTCTCGCACGCGATCGCCCGCGCGACCATCGCCGGCACGTACGAGCAGGCGTCCGAGGACGTCTGA
- a CDS encoding M20/M25/M40 family metallo-hydrolase encodes MTSQPVADRAVDEVVDIVSSLIRFDTTNTGEEETTKGEEDCAKWVARTLEEVGYTTQYVESGRPGRGNVFARLPGPVDSDRGALLVHGHLDVVPAEPADWSVHPFSGTVSDGYIWGRGAVDMKDMVGMALALARQFKRDGTVPPREIVFAFLADEEAGGTWGSHWLVQNRPDLFESVTEAVGEVGGFSLTVDRPDGTQRRLYLVETAEKGLSWMRLTADATAGHGSFLHSDNAVTEVAEAVARLGRHTFPLVMTESVSQFLATVSDETGLDLRPDAPDLDTTLFKLGNLARIIGATLRDTANPTMLKAGYKANVIPQKAEAVVDCRVLPGRQDAFEKEVDELIGPNVTREWITHLDSYETTFDGHLVDAMNDAILAHDPQGTTVPYMLSGGTDAKAFAKLGIRCFGFAPLQLPPDLDFAALFHGVDERVPVDAVVFGTKVFEHFLLHS; translated from the coding sequence GTGACTTCCCAGCCTGTGGCCGATCGCGCGGTCGATGAAGTGGTCGACATCGTGAGTAGCCTGATCCGGTTCGACACGACGAACACCGGCGAAGAGGAGACCACCAAAGGCGAAGAGGACTGCGCGAAGTGGGTTGCGCGGACGCTCGAGGAGGTCGGATACACGACACAGTATGTGGAGTCCGGCCGGCCCGGCCGGGGCAACGTCTTCGCCCGGCTCCCGGGTCCGGTGGACTCCGATCGCGGAGCATTGCTCGTCCACGGCCACCTCGACGTGGTCCCGGCGGAGCCCGCGGACTGGAGCGTGCACCCGTTCTCCGGAACCGTTTCCGACGGCTACATCTGGGGACGTGGCGCGGTCGACATGAAGGACATGGTCGGTATGGCGCTGGCGCTCGCACGCCAGTTCAAACGTGACGGAACAGTGCCGCCGCGCGAGATCGTGTTCGCCTTCCTCGCCGATGAGGAGGCGGGTGGGACATGGGGCTCCCACTGGTTGGTCCAGAATCGTCCCGACCTCTTCGAGAGTGTCACCGAGGCAGTGGGCGAGGTGGGCGGTTTCTCGCTCACCGTCGATCGTCCCGACGGTACGCAACGCCGCCTCTATCTCGTCGAGACCGCCGAGAAGGGGTTGTCGTGGATGCGTCTGACGGCGGACGCCACCGCGGGGCACGGCTCGTTCCTTCATTCCGACAACGCCGTCACGGAGGTCGCCGAAGCCGTTGCCCGCCTCGGCCGGCACACCTTCCCGCTGGTGATGACCGAATCCGTGAGTCAGTTCCTCGCCACGGTCTCCGACGAGACCGGACTGGATCTGCGGCCCGATGCCCCGGACCTCGACACGACATTGTTCAAGCTCGGCAATCTGGCGCGGATCATCGGCGCGACGCTTCGTGACACCGCGAACCCCACGATGCTCAAGGCGGGCTACAAAGCGAACGTGATCCCGCAGAAGGCGGAGGCCGTCGTCGACTGCCGCGTGCTGCCCGGCCGTCAGGACGCGTTCGAGAAGGAGGTCGACGAACTCATCGGCCCCAACGTGACCCGCGAGTGGATCACGCACCTCGATTCGTACGAGACGACGTTCGACGGCCATCTCGTCGACGCGATGAACGATGCGATCCTCGCGCACGACCCGCAGGGGACCACGGTTCCGTACATGCTCTCGGGCGGCACCGACGCGAAGGCGTTCGCCAAGCTCGGTATCCGCTGCTTCGGTTTCGCGCCGCTCCAACTCCCGCCCGATCTCGATTTCGCCGCGCTGTTCCACGGGGTGGACGAACGCGTACCGGTCGACGCGGTGGTGTTCGGAACCAAGGTCTTCGAGCACTTTCTGCTACACAGTTGA
- a CDS encoding OB-fold domain-containing protein: MPKALAPEISTWPDQNPQLIGTRCATCEFTAFPAQDTCPKCSSRDTSDVRLPRSGTLVAWTVQGFPPGAPYIGATGKDFVPFGVGLVQLDDVVRVEARLTENDPAKLQFGQAVELTMIPFATDDDGDEIYTFAFAPA; this comes from the coding sequence ATGCCCAAGGCGCTGGCGCCAGAGATCTCCACTTGGCCCGACCAGAATCCGCAGCTCATCGGCACCCGTTGTGCCACGTGCGAGTTCACCGCATTTCCCGCTCAGGACACCTGCCCCAAATGCAGCTCGCGCGACACGTCGGACGTGCGGTTGCCACGGAGCGGGACGCTGGTGGCGTGGACCGTGCAGGGGTTTCCTCCCGGCGCCCCGTACATCGGCGCCACGGGCAAGGACTTCGTCCCCTTCGGCGTCGGTCTGGTCCAACTCGACGACGTGGTGCGCGTGGAGGCACGGCTCACCGAGAACGACCCCGCAAAGCTGCAGTTCGGGCAGGCCGTCGAGCTCACCATGATCCCGTTCGCCACCGACGACGACGGTGACGAGATCTACACCTTCGCCTTCGCCCCGGCCTGA
- a CDS encoding thiolase family protein, protein MTNDVAIIGVGLHPFGRFDKTAMQMGAEAIHLALDDAGVEWKDIQFGFGGSYEISNPDAVTRLVGLTGITFTNVFNACATSASAIAQTADTIRLGTYDIGIAVGMDKHPRGAFTDNPAKLALPQWYAQNGQFLTTKFFGMKANRYIHDHNISQSTLAEVAAKNFRNGERNPNAFRRSPIPADQILNSPMVNYPLTQYMFCSPDEGAAAVIMCRGDIAHRFTDKPVFLRASEIRTRRYGAYEVHATSAPIEEDVSPTVYAARAAYERAGIGPEDVDIAQLQDTDAGAEIIHMAETGLCKDGEQEQLLADGATEITGSIPVNTDGGLIANGEPIGASGLRQMHELVRQLRGEAGDRQVPGSPKVGLAQVYGAPGTASATIVSL, encoded by the coding sequence ATGACGAACGACGTAGCCATCATCGGCGTCGGTCTCCATCCCTTCGGACGGTTCGACAAGACCGCCATGCAGATGGGCGCCGAGGCCATCCACCTCGCACTCGACGATGCCGGTGTCGAGTGGAAAGACATCCAGTTCGGTTTCGGCGGCAGCTACGAGATCTCGAATCCGGACGCTGTCACCCGACTGGTGGGCTTGACCGGTATCACCTTCACCAACGTGTTCAATGCGTGTGCCACGTCGGCGAGCGCCATCGCGCAGACCGCCGACACCATCCGGCTGGGCACCTACGACATCGGCATCGCGGTGGGCATGGACAAGCACCCCCGCGGCGCTTTCACCGACAACCCGGCGAAGCTGGCGCTCCCCCAGTGGTACGCCCAGAACGGTCAGTTCCTGACCACCAAGTTCTTCGGGATGAAGGCCAACCGCTACATCCACGACCACAACATCTCGCAGTCCACCCTCGCCGAGGTCGCGGCCAAGAACTTCCGCAACGGCGAACGGAATCCGAACGCCTTTCGTCGCAGCCCGATCCCGGCCGATCAGATCCTGAACTCGCCGATGGTCAACTATCCGCTCACGCAGTACATGTTCTGTTCGCCGGACGAGGGAGCGGCTGCCGTGATCATGTGCCGCGGCGACATCGCGCACAGGTTCACCGACAAGCCGGTGTTCCTGCGTGCCAGTGAGATCCGCACACGCCGTTACGGCGCCTACGAGGTGCACGCCACCTCTGCGCCGATCGAGGAGGACGTGTCGCCGACGGTCTACGCCGCCCGTGCGGCCTACGAGCGGGCCGGAATCGGGCCCGAGGACGTCGACATCGCCCAGCTGCAGGACACCGACGCCGGTGCCGAGATCATCCACATGGCCGAGACCGGGCTGTGCAAGGACGGGGAGCAGGAGCAGCTCCTCGCCGACGGTGCCACCGAGATCACCGGATCGATCCCGGTCAACACCGACGGCGGGTTGATCGCCAACGGCGAACCGATCGGGGCGTCCGGGCTTCGCCAGATGCACGAACTCGTCCGCCAGCTACGCGGGGAGGCCGGCGACCGGCAGGTACCGGGTTCACCCAAGGTCGGGCTGGCCCAGGTCTACGGCGCCCCGGGTACCGCGTCGGCGACGATCGTCTCGCTCTGA
- a CDS encoding mechanosensitive ion channel family protein → MTAQTLAFEWTETNREWIIETPIRIVTYIVIALIVRFLLHRAIDRATRRPKTDSGNTSQRKPALLRHLRERTPAAARNPAVAERRAQRAKTIGSVMKSTVSIILLVWVVLSILSVLGVNIAPFIASAGVVGLAIGFGAQNLVKDFVSGVFMLLEDQYGVGDIVDLGEAIGEVETVGLRITTVRDLDGTLWYVRNGEIARVGNMSQEYAVARVEVPVALSADLDRAQEVALEAANEVLKDETVAVDVLGVPEMLGIQEVAPDMVVLRMTLKTKPNAQWSLQRRIRLAILRSYDANDIELPYRNGMAAIATSR, encoded by the coding sequence ATGACAGCTCAAACGCTCGCCTTCGAATGGACGGAGACAAATCGCGAGTGGATCATCGAGACGCCGATCCGCATCGTGACATACATCGTGATCGCGCTGATCGTGCGCTTCCTGCTGCACCGCGCGATCGATCGGGCCACCAGGCGGCCGAAGACCGACTCCGGCAACACGTCGCAGCGCAAGCCTGCTCTGCTGCGTCACCTGCGGGAGCGGACACCGGCGGCGGCGCGTAACCCCGCGGTCGCCGAGCGACGAGCACAACGAGCCAAGACGATCGGCTCGGTGATGAAGTCGACGGTCTCGATCATCCTGCTGGTGTGGGTGGTGCTGTCGATCCTGAGCGTCCTCGGAGTCAACATCGCTCCGTTCATCGCATCCGCCGGCGTGGTCGGACTTGCGATCGGTTTCGGCGCACAGAACCTGGTCAAAGACTTCGTGTCCGGCGTGTTCATGCTGCTCGAGGACCAGTACGGTGTCGGCGACATCGTCGACCTCGGGGAGGCCATCGGCGAGGTGGAGACCGTCGGCCTGCGCATCACCACGGTGCGCGATCTCGACGGCACGCTCTGGTACGTCCGCAACGGTGAGATCGCCCGCGTCGGCAACATGAGCCAGGAGTACGCAGTGGCACGTGTCGAGGTGCCGGTCGCGCTGAGCGCCGATCTCGACCGCGCTCAGGAAGTCGCACTCGAGGCGGCCAACGAGGTGCTGAAGGACGAGACGGTTGCCGTTGACGTCCTCGGTGTTCCCGAGATGCTCGGCATCCAGGAGGTCGCCCCCGACATGGTGGTCCTGCGCATGACCCTGAAGACCAAGCCGAACGCCCAGTGGTCGCTGCAGCGACGAATCCGTCTGGCGATCCTGCGCAGCTACGACGCGAACGACATCGAACTGCCGTACCGGAACGGCATGGCGGCCATCGCCACATCGCGGTGA
- a CDS encoding nucleoside hydrolase encodes MTRLIFDCDTGIDDSLALLYLLARRDVELVGIASTAGNVPVDVVTTNNLAWLEVCGRAEIPVHTGSPVPLAAEPMTTENTHGPLGVGYAELPPTTLSASRIDAADAWIAAAAAHPGELIGLVTGPLTSLATAIRRDPALPSRLARLVIMGGAFHVHGNTTPTSEWNVAVDPEAAAEVFDAFGREGAEPPIVCSLDITESVAMTPDHLVRLAATAGSSPVECPDPTDETGLRSVSDNMLIRHLVDAVRFYLEFHHAHDEGYIAHLHDPFAAMVALAPDIVTTIPARVDVELIGRHTRGMTVADERSMTGPPNARIAITTDVDAVFDDLIETVGSLARSFAASGNSGSPSVTRA; translated from the coding sequence GTGACCCGTCTCATCTTCGATTGCGACACCGGCATCGACGACTCGCTCGCCCTCCTGTATCTCCTGGCCCGCCGCGATGTCGAGCTGGTCGGGATAGCCTCGACCGCCGGCAACGTGCCGGTGGACGTGGTCACCACCAACAACCTGGCGTGGCTCGAGGTGTGTGGACGCGCCGAGATCCCCGTGCACACCGGGTCGCCGGTACCCCTCGCGGCCGAACCGATGACGACCGAGAACACCCACGGTCCACTCGGGGTCGGTTACGCCGAACTCCCACCCACCACGTTGTCGGCCAGCAGGATCGACGCCGCAGACGCCTGGATCGCGGCGGCCGCGGCACACCCCGGAGAGTTGATCGGCCTGGTGACCGGTCCACTGACCTCCTTGGCAACCGCGATCCGGCGAGATCCCGCCCTCCCGTCGAGGCTGGCCCGCCTGGTGATCATGGGTGGTGCGTTCCACGTGCACGGCAACACCACACCCACATCGGAATGGAACGTCGCGGTGGACCCCGAGGCGGCTGCCGAGGTGTTCGACGCGTTCGGACGCGAGGGCGCGGAACCACCCATCGTCTGCTCCCTCGACATCACCGAGTCGGTGGCGATGACACCCGACCATCTGGTCCGCCTCGCCGCGACGGCGGGCAGCAGCCCCGTCGAGTGCCCCGACCCCACCGACGAGACCGGCCTCCGATCGGTATCCGACAACATGCTGATCCGGCACCTCGTGGATGCGGTGCGCTTCTATCTCGAGTTCCACCACGCCCACGACGAGGGCTACATCGCACATCTCCACGATCCGTTCGCGGCCATGGTGGCACTCGCGCCCGATATCGTGACGACGATCCCGGCTCGCGTCGACGTGGAGCTGATCGGGCGACACACGCGAGGCATGACCGTTGCCGACGAACGATCCATGACAGGGCCGCCCAACGCTCGCATCGCCATCACGACCGACGTCGACGCGGTGTTCGACGACCTGATCGAGACGGTCGGTTCGCTGGCGAGATCGTTTGCCGCATCGGGCAATTCGGGCAGTCCGAGCGTCACCCGGGCGTGA
- a CDS encoding LLM class F420-dependent oxidoreductase — MTGLGYQIPNFTYPDVAADRLFPTVVAQAVEAEDSGFDTVLVMDHFYQLPILGTPDEPMIECYTLLSALAQHTSSVRLSALVTGNTYRNPTLLAKTVTALDVVSGGRAQLGIGAGWFELEHDALGYEFGTFTDRFEKLEESLQIVLGMLDGSRPSLDGTWYRVHDALNVPAPLSKIPVMIGGGGERKTLRMVAQYADESNLICAVEDIGRKLDALAGHCDRLGRNRSEITVSLQTSACIAPTHDEAVAEFEAYLERNPAAEVRRANTVVGDPDEVGARFSELLATGVDGITVNAPANGHVPGRVSLLGATLAPLIGGR; from the coding sequence GTGACAGGACTCGGCTACCAGATCCCGAATTTCACCTATCCGGACGTCGCGGCGGATCGGCTCTTCCCCACCGTCGTCGCGCAGGCCGTCGAGGCCGAGGACTCCGGGTTCGACACCGTCCTGGTGATGGACCACTTCTATCAGCTGCCCATCCTCGGCACGCCGGACGAGCCGATGATCGAGTGCTACACCCTGCTCTCGGCGCTCGCCCAGCACACGTCGTCGGTCAGGCTGTCGGCGCTCGTGACCGGTAACACGTACCGCAATCCGACGCTCCTCGCCAAGACCGTGACCGCGTTGGACGTGGTGTCGGGCGGACGTGCCCAGCTGGGCATCGGTGCCGGCTGGTTCGAGCTCGAACACGATGCACTCGGCTACGAGTTCGGCACGTTCACCGATCGATTCGAGAAACTCGAGGAGTCCCTGCAGATCGTTCTCGGCATGCTCGACGGGTCTCGGCCGAGCCTCGACGGCACCTGGTATCGAGTTCATGACGCGCTCAATGTTCCTGCGCCACTGTCGAAGATCCCGGTGATGATCGGCGGCGGCGGTGAACGAAAGACGCTGCGGATGGTCGCGCAGTACGCCGATGAATCGAACCTCATCTGCGCTGTCGAGGACATCGGCCGCAAGCTCGACGCCCTTGCCGGCCACTGCGATCGATTGGGCCGCAACCGCTCCGAGATCACTGTCAGTCTGCAGACCTCGGCGTGCATCGCGCCGACCCACGACGAGGCGGTCGCCGAGTTCGAGGCGTACCTCGAACGCAATCCCGCCGCCGAGGTGCGTCGGGCGAACACCGTTGTCGGTGATCCGGATGAGGTGGGTGCACGGTTCTCCGAGCTCCTCGCGACCGGCGTGGACGGCATCACGGTCAACGCGCCCGCCAACGGCCATGTGCCGGGACGCGTCTCACTGCTTGGTGCCACGCTCGCCCCGCTCATCGGCGGCCGCTGA